From a region of the Cololabis saira isolate AMF1-May2022 chromosome 8, fColSai1.1, whole genome shotgun sequence genome:
- the rbm5 gene encoding RNA-binding protein 5 isoform X1, translating into MGADKRISRTERSGRYGSDQCRDESDWRDRRERDQEREHNMRRWGDERRGDRYEGDRRGSRDSPPEQRERKRRNSDRSEDGYHSDGDYTEQDYRREPGEEKKSKTIMLGGLAPHVAEDDIRFAIDQLEGPQPVDVRLMKKRTGISRGFAFVDFYHLQDATRWMETNQKRLVIQGKVVDMHYSHPRNKYEDWLCNTCGLYNFRRRLKCFRCGAAKAEIEAGNNAAVSEAQPSGDFYGDTIILRNIAPLTTIEAILTALAPYANLSANNIRLIKDKQTGQNRGFAFVQLSSPLEASQLLTILQGLQPPLKLDGKTIGVDFAKSARKDLLLPDGNRVSAFSVASTAIAAAQWSSTQPQQSSDGMSEYAYLQEGYAPLSQDYHAYYQQGPGPSTSQGNGILGAAPGVKIVPAAVGVVISQNAQVYQPHIIAQPAVQALPLPHHLEAKPQPGHLSSIEAASVPGVAAGACNAASTHSVSGQTLDANAGVPDTSTYQFDESSGYYYDPQTGLYYDPNSQYYYNAQTQQYLYWDSEKQTYVPASTNTNAEQNDETANGSKGPKEGKEKKEKPKSKTAQQIAKDMERWAKSLNKQKENFRSSFQPISQEERKEAAAADAGYTLFEKKQAGLDRLMQEVSRSSEEEMPLSSVSTSKCGLVAAYSGDSDPEEGGAEFDFGEGLQDKLTDWKKMACLLCRRQFPNKEGLLRHQQLSDLHKKNLEVLRRSKLTEAELEELERKESELKYRDRAAERREKYGIPEPPAPKKKKFSQPTPAINYEQPTKDGLNSDNIGNKMLQAMGWKEGKGLGRNQQGITAPIEAQLRTKGAGLGTKGTNYTLSPSDTYKDAVRKAMFARFTELE; encoded by the exons ATGGGAGCAGATAAAAG GATAAGTCGAACAGAGCGTAGTGGTAGATATGGTTCTGATCAATGCCGTGACGAATCAGACTGGCGTGACAGGAGAGAGCGGGACCAGGAGCGTGAACACAACATGCGCCGCTGGGGTGATGAGAGACGTGGAGATCGTTATGAAGGAGATCGTCGAGGATCAAGAGACAGTCCTCCTGAG CAAAGAGAGAGGAAACGACGCAACAGTGATAGATCAGAGGATGGTTATCACTCGGATGGCGACTATACTGAGCAAGATTACAGAAGGGAGCCgggggaggagaagaagagtaAGACCATCATGCTAGGGGGTCTGGCGCCGCATGTTGCTGAGGATGAT aTTCGTTTTGCCATAGACCAACTGGAAGGACCCCAGCCAGTGGATGTCAGACTCATGAAAAAGAGAACAG GTATAAGCCGTGGTTTCGCCTTCGTGGACTTTTATCACTTGCAAGATGCTACCAGATGGATGGAGACCAATCAG AAACGTCTCGTCATCCAAGGAAAAGTAGTGGACATGCACTACAGTCACCCTAGAAACAAGTATGAAGACTGGCTGTGCAACACT TGTGGCCTGTACAATTTCCGGAGACGGCTGAAGTGCTTCAGATGTGGAGCAGCCAAAGCTG AAATTGAAGCAGGCAATAACGCTGCAGTCTCTGAAGCTCAACCCAGTGGAGATTTTTATGGCGACA CTATCATCCTGAGAAATATTGCTCCTCTGACCACCATTGAAGCCATCTTGACAGCCCTGGCACCGTATGCTAATCTCTCAGCCAACAACATTCGCCTCATCAAGGACAAGCAAACAGGCCAGAACAGGGGCTTTGCATTTGTGCAATTGTCCTCTCCTCTG GAAGCATCTCAGCTACTGACCATCTTACAGGGACTACAGCCTCCCTTAAAACTGGATGGAAAAACAATTGGAGTGGATTTTGCTAAGAGTGCTAGAaa GGACCTACTACTGCCTGATGGGAATCGTGTCAGTGCCTTTTCTGTGGCTAGCACAGCCATTGCTGCAGCCCAGTGGTCATCAACTCAG CCACAGCAGAGCTCGGATGGAATGTCAGAGTATGCCTATCTGCAAGAAGGCTACGCCCCACTGTCACAG GACTATCACGCATACTACCAGCAAGGACCAGGACCTAGCACCTCTCAGGGGAATGGGATCCTTGGAG CTGCTCCAGGTGTAAAGATTGTTCCAGCTGCAGTCGGAGTTGTAATATCACAGAATGCTCAAGTGTACCAGCCTCATATAATTGCACAGCCTGCTGTTCAG GCATTGCCTCTTCCCCACCACCTGGAGGCAAAACCCCAACCAGGACATCTTTCAAGCATTGAAGCTGCATCTGTGCCAGGTGTTGCTGCAGGAGCCTGTAATGCTGCCAGTACACATTCAGTCTCTGGACAGACATTGGACGCCAACGCTG GTGTTCCTGATACTTCCACCTATCAGTTCGACGAGTCCTCTGGTTACTATTATGACCCTCAAACAGGCCTCTATTATGACCCCAATTCACAG TATTACTACAATGCTCAGACACAGCAATATCTTTACTGGGACAGTGAAAAGCAGACGTATGTACCTGCCTCTACCAACACGAATGCGGAACAAAATGATGAAACAGCTAATGGCAGCAAGGGGCCTAAAGAAGGcaaagagaaaaaggagaaacccAAAAGCAAGACTGCACAGCAG ATTGCTAAAGACATGGAACGCTGGGCTAAAAGTCTTAACAAACAGAAGGAGAACTTCAGGAGTAGCTTTCAACCAATTAGtcaagaagaaaggaaggaggcCGCAGCTGCAGATGCGGGGTATACGCTCTTTGAAAAAAAG CAGGCCGGCCTAGACAGACTGATGCAAGAGGTGTCAAGGAGCTCTGAAGAAGAGATGCCATTGAGCTCAGTCAGCACTTCTAAG TGTGGCCTTGTGGCGGCCTACAGTGGCGATAGTGACCCAGAGGAAGGAGGAGCCGAATTTGATTTTGGCGAAGGACTCCAGGACAAACTGacagactggaaaaaaatggctTGTCTGCTCTGTAGAAGACAGTTTCCTAATAAAGAGGGTTTACTTCGACATCAGCAGCTCTCTGATCTTCATAAG AAAAACCTGGAAGTTCTCCGCAGATCTAAATTGACTGAAGCAGAACTGGAGGAGTTGGAGAGGAAAGAGAGTGAG TTAAAATATAGGGACAGAGCTGCTGAGAGGAGAGAAAAATATGGTATCCCAGAACCCCCAGCACCTAAAAAGAAGAAATTTAGCCAGCCAACACCTGCCAT CAACTATGAACAACCCACTAAAGATGGCCTCAACAGTGATAATATTGGGAACAAAATGCTGCAAGCCATGGGCTGGAAGGAGGGAAAAGGCCTTGGCCGCAACCAGCAGGGTATCACTGCTCCAATTGAG gcCCAATTAAGAACAAAGGGAGCTGGGCTCGGCACAAAAGGCACAAACTACACCCTCTCACCTTCAGACACGTACAAGGATGCAGTCCGGAAAGCCATGTTTGCCCGTTTCACTGAATTGGAATGA
- the rbm5 gene encoding RNA-binding protein 5 isoform X2 — translation MGADKRISRTERSGRYGSDQCRDESDWRDRRERDQEREHNMRRWGDERRGDRYEGDRRGSRDSPPEQRERKRRNSDRSEDGYHSDGDYTEQDYRREPGEEKKSKTIMLGGLAPHVAEDDIRFAIDQLEGPQPVDVRLMKKRTGISRGFAFVDFYHLQDATRWMETNQKRLVIQGKVVDMHYSHPRNKYEDWLCNTCGLYNFRRRLKCFRCGAAKAEIEAGNNAAVSEAQPSGDFYGDTIILRNIAPLTTIEAILTALAPYANLSANNIRLIKDKQTGQNRGFAFVQLSSPLEASQLLTILQGLQPPLKLDGKTIGVDFAKSARKDLLLPDGNRVSAFSVASTAIAAAQWSSTQPQQSSDGMSEYAYLQEGYAPLSQDYHAYYQQGPGPSTSQGNGILGAAPGVKIVPAAVGVVISQNAQVYQPHIIAQPAVQALPLPHHLEAKPQPGHLSSIEAASVPGVAAGACNAASTHSVSGQTLDANAGVPDTSTYQFDESSGYYYDPQTGLYYDPNSQYYYNAQTQQYLYWDSEKQTYVPASTNTNAEQNDETANGSKGPKEGKEKKEKPKSKTAQQIAKDMERWAKSLNKQKENFRSSFQPISQEERKEAAAADAGYTLFEKKAGLDRLMQEVSRSSEEEMPLSSVSTSKCGLVAAYSGDSDPEEGGAEFDFGEGLQDKLTDWKKMACLLCRRQFPNKEGLLRHQQLSDLHKKNLEVLRRSKLTEAELEELERKESELKYRDRAAERREKYGIPEPPAPKKKKFSQPTPAINYEQPTKDGLNSDNIGNKMLQAMGWKEGKGLGRNQQGITAPIEAQLRTKGAGLGTKGTNYTLSPSDTYKDAVRKAMFARFTELE, via the exons ATGGGAGCAGATAAAAG GATAAGTCGAACAGAGCGTAGTGGTAGATATGGTTCTGATCAATGCCGTGACGAATCAGACTGGCGTGACAGGAGAGAGCGGGACCAGGAGCGTGAACACAACATGCGCCGCTGGGGTGATGAGAGACGTGGAGATCGTTATGAAGGAGATCGTCGAGGATCAAGAGACAGTCCTCCTGAG CAAAGAGAGAGGAAACGACGCAACAGTGATAGATCAGAGGATGGTTATCACTCGGATGGCGACTATACTGAGCAAGATTACAGAAGGGAGCCgggggaggagaagaagagtaAGACCATCATGCTAGGGGGTCTGGCGCCGCATGTTGCTGAGGATGAT aTTCGTTTTGCCATAGACCAACTGGAAGGACCCCAGCCAGTGGATGTCAGACTCATGAAAAAGAGAACAG GTATAAGCCGTGGTTTCGCCTTCGTGGACTTTTATCACTTGCAAGATGCTACCAGATGGATGGAGACCAATCAG AAACGTCTCGTCATCCAAGGAAAAGTAGTGGACATGCACTACAGTCACCCTAGAAACAAGTATGAAGACTGGCTGTGCAACACT TGTGGCCTGTACAATTTCCGGAGACGGCTGAAGTGCTTCAGATGTGGAGCAGCCAAAGCTG AAATTGAAGCAGGCAATAACGCTGCAGTCTCTGAAGCTCAACCCAGTGGAGATTTTTATGGCGACA CTATCATCCTGAGAAATATTGCTCCTCTGACCACCATTGAAGCCATCTTGACAGCCCTGGCACCGTATGCTAATCTCTCAGCCAACAACATTCGCCTCATCAAGGACAAGCAAACAGGCCAGAACAGGGGCTTTGCATTTGTGCAATTGTCCTCTCCTCTG GAAGCATCTCAGCTACTGACCATCTTACAGGGACTACAGCCTCCCTTAAAACTGGATGGAAAAACAATTGGAGTGGATTTTGCTAAGAGTGCTAGAaa GGACCTACTACTGCCTGATGGGAATCGTGTCAGTGCCTTTTCTGTGGCTAGCACAGCCATTGCTGCAGCCCAGTGGTCATCAACTCAG CCACAGCAGAGCTCGGATGGAATGTCAGAGTATGCCTATCTGCAAGAAGGCTACGCCCCACTGTCACAG GACTATCACGCATACTACCAGCAAGGACCAGGACCTAGCACCTCTCAGGGGAATGGGATCCTTGGAG CTGCTCCAGGTGTAAAGATTGTTCCAGCTGCAGTCGGAGTTGTAATATCACAGAATGCTCAAGTGTACCAGCCTCATATAATTGCACAGCCTGCTGTTCAG GCATTGCCTCTTCCCCACCACCTGGAGGCAAAACCCCAACCAGGACATCTTTCAAGCATTGAAGCTGCATCTGTGCCAGGTGTTGCTGCAGGAGCCTGTAATGCTGCCAGTACACATTCAGTCTCTGGACAGACATTGGACGCCAACGCTG GTGTTCCTGATACTTCCACCTATCAGTTCGACGAGTCCTCTGGTTACTATTATGACCCTCAAACAGGCCTCTATTATGACCCCAATTCACAG TATTACTACAATGCTCAGACACAGCAATATCTTTACTGGGACAGTGAAAAGCAGACGTATGTACCTGCCTCTACCAACACGAATGCGGAACAAAATGATGAAACAGCTAATGGCAGCAAGGGGCCTAAAGAAGGcaaagagaaaaaggagaaacccAAAAGCAAGACTGCACAGCAG ATTGCTAAAGACATGGAACGCTGGGCTAAAAGTCTTAACAAACAGAAGGAGAACTTCAGGAGTAGCTTTCAACCAATTAGtcaagaagaaaggaaggaggcCGCAGCTGCAGATGCGGGGTATACGCTCTTTGAAAAAAAG GCCGGCCTAGACAGACTGATGCAAGAGGTGTCAAGGAGCTCTGAAGAAGAGATGCCATTGAGCTCAGTCAGCACTTCTAAG TGTGGCCTTGTGGCGGCCTACAGTGGCGATAGTGACCCAGAGGAAGGAGGAGCCGAATTTGATTTTGGCGAAGGACTCCAGGACAAACTGacagactggaaaaaaatggctTGTCTGCTCTGTAGAAGACAGTTTCCTAATAAAGAGGGTTTACTTCGACATCAGCAGCTCTCTGATCTTCATAAG AAAAACCTGGAAGTTCTCCGCAGATCTAAATTGACTGAAGCAGAACTGGAGGAGTTGGAGAGGAAAGAGAGTGAG TTAAAATATAGGGACAGAGCTGCTGAGAGGAGAGAAAAATATGGTATCCCAGAACCCCCAGCACCTAAAAAGAAGAAATTTAGCCAGCCAACACCTGCCAT CAACTATGAACAACCCACTAAAGATGGCCTCAACAGTGATAATATTGGGAACAAAATGCTGCAAGCCATGGGCTGGAAGGAGGGAAAAGGCCTTGGCCGCAACCAGCAGGGTATCACTGCTCCAATTGAG gcCCAATTAAGAACAAAGGGAGCTGGGCTCGGCACAAAAGGCACAAACTACACCCTCTCACCTTCAGACACGTACAAGGATGCAGTCCGGAAAGCCATGTTTGCCCGTTTCACTGAATTGGAATGA